A genomic window from Gemmatimonadaceae bacterium includes:
- a CDS encoding alpha/beta hydrolase, with product MRGEFVDVGGSRLYYYAAGTRGAGDPVVLIHGFPLASRLWSAMAPEFAPGHRLIIVDLPGFGRSDPLGRGVVGCDTHADAIRRLLDDLTIQRAFIVGHGLGGGVAQAFAVQWPERVSGLALVSSAGFGIKPRRLARLARALGPLARHTPPALLAGLVHGSVRRGFADAQRSHLTLDACLQHFTTAAGRDALASHLAVMRHCDTSAWSARLGELDLPAVVVWGEDDPFYPVQLGERLHRALRGSTFTVIPGAAHFVPEDAPAALRIALEPLFAGTAV from the coding sequence ATGCGCGGTGAATTCGTGGATGTGGGGGGATCGAGGCTGTACTACTACGCCGCGGGCACCCGCGGGGCCGGCGATCCGGTCGTCTTGATCCACGGATTCCCCTTGGCCTCGCGCCTCTGGAGCGCGATGGCGCCCGAGTTCGCACCGGGGCACCGCCTCATCATCGTGGACCTCCCAGGCTTCGGCCGTAGCGACCCGCTCGGCCGCGGGGTCGTCGGCTGTGACACCCACGCCGATGCGATTCGCCGCCTACTCGACGACCTGACTATCCAACGCGCCTTCATCGTGGGGCACGGCCTTGGCGGCGGCGTCGCGCAGGCCTTCGCCGTGCAATGGCCCGAGCGCGTGAGCGGCCTGGCGCTGGTCAGCAGTGCGGGGTTCGGCATCAAGCCGCGGCGCCTCGCCCGCCTCGCGCGGGCCCTCGGTCCCTTGGCGCGTCACACGCCGCCCGCGCTGCTCGCCGGGCTCGTACACGGCTCGGTGCGCCGCGGCTTCGCCGACGCCCAGCGCTCGCACCTCACGCTCGACGCCTGCCTGCAGCACTTCACCACCGCCGCCGGCCGCGACGCCCTCGCCTCGCACCTAGCGGTGATGCGGCACTGCGACACCAGCGCCTGGTCGGCACGGCTCGGCGAGCTGGACCTCCCTGCCGTCGTCGTCTGGGGCGAGGACGATCCGTTCTATCCAGTGCAGCTCGGCGAGCGGCTGCATCGCGCGCTCCGGGGCTCCACGTTCACGGTCATCCCGGGGGCGGCGCACTTCGTGCCCGAGGACGCACCCGCCGCCCTGCGGATTGCGCTCGAGCCGCTATTTGCCGGGACGGCGGTCTAG